A single region of the Hymenobacter siberiensis genome encodes:
- a CDS encoding IS630 family transposase, with the protein MPRWPKSGRRWWRPAAPRCSARPCGRPWNAWAGDAKKSVHAAERDTARVVALRRLFIEAIQEEEVTRFVFVGETSTNLTYCRRYGRAPAGQRLGQAVPLHGGPNGTLIAALTPEGLGALLTVEGAVNGDVFAAYLDQVLGPTLRRGDVVVLDNLSVHKVDGLAEIGGGYGVRLRYLPPYSPDFNPIELAFSKLKTWLRPLKARTRDALEQAIIAAAAWISDQDAKNWFDHCEYHVQ; encoded by the coding sequence ATGCCACGCTGGCCGAAATCGGGCAGGCGCTGGTGGCGGCCGGCGGCCCCTCGTTGCAGCGCACGGCCGTGTGGCAGGCCGTGGAACGCCTGGGCTGGGGACGCAAAAAAAAGCGTCCACGCCGCAGAACGCGATACCGCGCGCGTCGTCGCCTTGCGCCGCTTGTTTATCGAAGCCATCCAGGAAGAAGAGGTGACTCGTTTTGTCTTCGTAGGTGAGACGAGCACGAACCTGACCTATTGCCGCCGCTACGGCCGGGCCCCAGCCGGCCAGCGTCTGGGCCAGGCCGTGCCGCTGCACGGCGGTCCGAACGGGACGCTCATCGCCGCCCTCACCCCTGAGGGCCTCGGGGCGCTGCTCACCGTCGAGGGAGCCGTTAATGGCGACGTGTTTGCCGCCTATCTCGACCAGGTGCTCGGCCCCACCCTGCGGCGGGGTGACGTGGTGGTCCTCGATAATCTGTCGGTGCATAAAGTGGATGGCCTGGCCGAAATCGGGGGGGGATATGGCGTGCGGCTGCGCTACCTGCCGCCCTATTCGCCCGATTTCAACCCAATTGAGCTGGCCTTCAGCAAGCTCAAAACCTGGTTGCGCCCCCTCAAAGCACGTACCCGCGACGCGCTTGAGCAGGCCATTATAGCGGCTGCCGCGTGGATATCCGACCAGGATGCCAAAAACTGGTTTGACCATTGCGAATATCATGTACAGTAA
- a CDS encoding alpha/beta hydrolase: protein MHSPLIWLRVAATMATASCSMKLAAVADKTPDQVQTTYVVTKDVPYGADKEQTMDVYRSADGAKRHAKNYTVVFLHGGGYYLSDKAREERYIQPYLKKGVTVVNLNYRLKRGIPVASEDLTLALNFLAAHRSAYPLNLERVVLTGFSAGAHIASLVAVTANDPAYPHPLVPGIHIAGVVNFSGPVGGLDVVEAVFMNHPVPVMKEIGLALFPETLGYAPKETTRQYEPLTYLDPRDPPFFIWHGGQDDQVPPVTFTRFVDQLQQDRKKNTVLYVPEGHHSPSASELEEAYRKIFLFLDQK, encoded by the coding sequence ATGCACTCCCCCCTGATTTGGCTCCGCGTGGCCGCTACGATGGCCACGGCCTCCTGTTCCATGAAACTGGCGGCCGTGGCCGACAAAACCCCGGACCAAGTTCAGACTACCTACGTCGTGACCAAGGATGTGCCCTATGGGGCCGACAAGGAGCAGACCATGGACGTTTACCGCTCGGCCGACGGTGCGAAGCGCCACGCCAAAAACTACACCGTTGTTTTCCTGCATGGCGGAGGATATTACCTCAGCGACAAAGCCAGGGAAGAACGGTACATTCAGCCTTATTTGAAGAAAGGCGTCACCGTCGTTAACCTCAACTACCGGCTCAAGCGGGGCATTCCCGTGGCCTCGGAAGATTTAACGCTGGCCCTCAACTTCCTGGCGGCGCACCGTAGCGCCTACCCCCTGAACCTGGAGCGGGTTGTGCTGACGGGCTTTTCCGCTGGTGCCCACATCGCCAGCCTGGTGGCCGTGACCGCCAATGACCCCGCCTACCCGCACCCCCTCGTGCCAGGCATCCACATTGCCGGCGTGGTCAACTTTTCCGGCCCGGTGGGCGGGCTTGACGTCGTGGAGGCGGTTTTCATGAATCATCCGGTGCCCGTCATGAAAGAAATCGGTCTGGCGCTGTTCCCCGAAACCCTCGGGTACGCGCCAAAAGAAACAACCCGGCAATACGAACCCCTCACTTATCTGGACCCGCGCGACCCGCCCTTTTTTATCTGGCACGGGGGCCAGGATGACCAGGTACCGCCCGTTACGTTTACCCGCTTTGTGGACCAGCTCCAGCAGGACCGGAAAAAAAACACCGTGCTCTACGTGCCGGAGGGTCACCATAGCCCTTCCGCGAGCGAGCTGGAGGAGGCGTACCGGAAGATATTCCTGTTTTTAGATCAGAAGTAG
- a CDS encoding GAF domain-containing protein: MEDARRDPRNLANPLVAGEFGLRFYAAAPLQTHDGHMLGTFCLIDQKQRYLTEGQKLILQDMAAIAMDEIELRLAARLAAQENDRQLTELKQQLARKA, encoded by the coding sequence GTGGAGGATGCCCGCCGCGACCCGCGTAACCTGGCCAACCCACTGGTAGCAGGCGAGTTTGGCCTACGGTTTTACGCCGCCGCCCCGCTACAGACCCACGACGGCCACATGCTGGGCACGTTTTGCCTCATCGACCAGAAGCAGCGCTACCTGACCGAGGGCCAGAAACTAATATTGCAGGACATGGCCGCTATTGCGATGGACGAGATTGAGCTACGCCTGGCCGCACGACTGGCGGCGCAGGAGAATGACCGGCAGCTGACCGAGTTAAAGCAGCAACTGGCCCGCAAGGCCTGA